In Lacrimispora indolis DSM 755, a genomic segment contains:
- a CDS encoding ASCH domain-containing protein, translating into MTDQEMWKLFMSKEHLQDVKYEAWAFGGDPDGLAQLVLDGIKTGTASAYPLYELKNEPLPEAGSYSVILDSKDEAVCMIQTTKVYVVPFNQVSKEHAYKEGEGDRSLSYWARVHEDFFSTCMSEAGKSFEKNMLVVCEEFKVVFRE; encoded by the coding sequence ATGACAGATCAAGAGATGTGGAAATTATTTATGAGTAAAGAACATTTACAAGATGTAAAATATGAGGCATGGGCTTTTGGAGGCGATCCGGATGGACTGGCTCAATTGGTATTAGATGGAATCAAGACTGGAACAGCTTCCGCTTATCCGCTTTACGAATTGAAAAATGAGCCGCTGCCTGAAGCCGGAAGTTACAGTGTGATCCTTGATTCAAAGGATGAGGCAGTCTGTATGATACAAACAACAAAAGTTTATGTTGTTCCGTTTAACCAGGTGAGCAAAGAACATGCCTATAAGGAAGGGGAAGGCGACCGTTCCCTCAGTTATTGGGCAAGAGTACACGAAGATTTTTTCAGTACCTGTATGTCAGAAGCCGGTAAATCATTTGAAAAAAATATGTTGGTTGTGTGCGAGGAATTTAAAGTTGTATTCCGGGAATAA